A genomic region of Solanum dulcamara chromosome 2, daSolDulc1.2, whole genome shotgun sequence contains the following coding sequences:
- the LOC129874184 gene encoding uncharacterized protein LOC129874184 produces the protein MASSTSISLSFLVINPKSPLFPPQNLSISQISSTRNLYQYTIHRPNLLISSTITRNRRFSSTSELSEVKLDETADQIVSSTGDEGVSTVIQSLLFIAFVGLSILTIGVIYIAVTDFLQKREKEKFEKEEAAKKKKIGRKGKIVARARGGPRGFGQKVEEAEDD, from the coding sequence ATGGCTTCCTCTACCTCCATTTCTCTCTCCTTCCTTGTAATTAACCCCAAATCACCTCTTTTTCCTCCACAAAATCTATCAATTTCACAGATTTCATCCACGAGAAACCTCTATCAGTACACGATTCACCGCCCAAATCTACTAATTTCATCCACAATCACCCGAAATCGGAGATTTTCCTCTACTTCGGAGTTGTCAGAAGTGAAACTAGATGAAACGGCCGATCAAATTGTTTCTTCCACCGGCGACGAAGGAGTTTCCACTGTCATTCAATCGCTTTTGTTCATTGCTTTCGTCGGATTATCTATTCTCACTATCGGAGTAATATACATTGCCGTTACAGATTTTTTGCAGAAGAGAGAAAAGGAAAAGTTCGAGAAAGAAGAAGCagcgaagaagaagaagatcgGCCGGAAGGGGAAAATCGTCGCCAGAGCTAGAGGTGGACCTAGAGGATTCGGGCAAAAAGTTGAGGAAGCTGAAGATGATTAA
- the LOC129874193 gene encoding zinc finger protein CONSTANS-LIKE 16-like, with protein sequence MVSERKLASAMGGKTSRACDNCIRKRARWYCPADDAFLCQNCDASVHSANPLARRHERVRLKVSSLKEPSSSSISSSISSSSLHDCFSNLESPVSISSVSVPSWHRGFTRKARTPRHGRKVSQSTGDGDVILKNPIHLVPEILSDENSHDENEEEQLLYRVPILEPFMAQLCRNNHEMMENNTTAAKANSEFKLESKEMTLQSDVCNIDLNRFHEMLPSEMELAEFAADVESLLGKGLDDESFDMEGLGLLGVCNKEENSMEYSMMSNEKVKIEDEGEMEVVTKTTSVTTHDYQFDHTHHDIDINGDIFEFKFDYDSPININEANGVVIGDENNEKKKKILLNLDYEGVLTAWADQRSPWTNGERPELDSNDSWPHCMGNYMGIMNGNVTLVDTGREARVSRYREKRRTRLFSKKIRYEVRKLNAEKRPRMKGRFVKRANFATTTTPNYPLVK encoded by the exons ATGGTTTCTGAGAGAAAATTGGCAAGTGCAATGGGTGGAAAAACATCAAGAGCATGTGACAATTGTATTAGAAAGAGGGCACGTTGGTATTGTCCGGCCGATGATGCATTTTTATGTCAAAATTGTGACGCTTCCGTTCATTCGGCGAACCCTTTGGCGCGTAGGCACGAAAGGGTTCGTCTTAAAGTATCGTCATTAAAAGAGccttcatcatcatcaatatcatcatcaatatcatcatcatcattacacGACTGCTTTTCTAATTTGGAAAGTCCAGTATCAATTTCATCAGTGTCAGTCCCATCGTGGCATCGCGGATTTACTAGGAAGGCACGGACTCCTAGGCATGGGAGAAAGGTTAGTCAATCCACGGGGGACGGAGATGTCATTCTCAAGAACCCTATTCATCTCGTCCCCGAGATATTAAGCGATGAGAATTCACATGATGAGAACGAAGAGGAGCAACTTTTATATCGAGTGCCCATACTCGAGCCCTTCATGGCCCAACTTTGTAGAAATAATCATGAGATGATGGAGAATAACACGACTGCAGCAAAAGCGAATTCAGAATTTAAACTCGAATCAAAGGAAATGACGTTGCAGAGTGATGTTTGCAACATCGATCTGAATAGATTTCACGAGATGTTACCATCGGAGATGGAGCTAGCGGAATTCGCAGCCGATGTTGAGAGTTTACTAGGTAAAGGACTTGATGATGAGTCATTTGATATGGAAGGATTAGGTCTATTGGGGGTTTGTAACAAGGAGGAAAATTCAATGGAGTATTCTATGATGAGTAATGAAAAAGTCAAAATTGAAGATGAAGGAGAAATGGAAGTCGTTACAAAAACAACTTCTGTTACTACTCACGATTATCAGTTTGATCATACTCATCATGATATTGATATTAATGGAGATATCTTTGAGTTCAAATTCGATTACGATTCACCAATAAATATTAATGAGGCTAATGGTGTTGTAATTGgtgatgaaaataatgagaaaaagaaaaagattttattGAATCTTGATTATGAAGGTGTATTAACAGCATGGGCTGACCAAAGGTCTCCTTGGACTAATGGTGAAAGGCCAGAATTGGATTCAAATGACTCCTGGCCACATTGCATG GGAAATTATATGGGAATAATGAATGGAAATGTAACACTAGTAGACACAGGAAGAGAAGCTAGAGTTTCAAGGTACAGAGAAAAAAGGCGAACAAGGTTGTTTTCTAAGAAAATAAGATACGAGGTTAGAAAATTGAATGCTGAAAAGAGGCCAAGAATGAAAGGAAGGTTCGTTAAAAGGGCCAAttttgcaacaacaacaacacctaaTTACCCTTTGGTTAAATAA